In one Solirubrobacterales bacterium genomic region, the following are encoded:
- the purF gene encoding amidophosphoribosyltransferase, whose amino-acid sequence MTPTDTFADRDGPRDECGVFGIYAPELDVARLTYFALYALQHRGQESAGIASSDGSHIITLRDTGLVSQVFDEEKLRGLTGNMSVGHVRYSTTGSSGWENTQPIYRADHHMIALAHNGNLINAVELHSELREKGITFRSTSDSEIIAALVSNSEAETIADAVAEIMPRLRGAFSTVICNKEMVVAFRDPNGLRPLALGQIGDRYCFASESSAFDIIGAKFLREVEPGEMIALTEGGMEVTMVVPGERKAFCVFEHIYFARPDSHLEGQLVQQSRGRMGEILWREAPVEADMVVAVPDSGNPAAKGLSRASGIPMDDGLIKNRYVGRTFIQPGQELRKLGLRMKFTPLPEIVSGQRLIIVDDSIVRGNTTRQIIGMLREAGAKEIHVRISAPPIRHSCHYGIDMSTNENMIAYGKNVDEIAKELGADSLAYISLEGVYEAIRGERGEHCDACFTGEYPLADTDRATGKFALEEISPLPQVTNGNGNGAHEPVAALEPIAPARS is encoded by the coding sequence TTGACCCCCACGGACACCTTTGCGGATCGTGACGGTCCACGCGACGAATGTGGCGTGTTCGGAATCTACGCACCCGAACTCGATGTCGCCCGCCTCACCTACTTCGCGCTCTACGCGCTCCAGCACCGCGGTCAGGAGTCGGCGGGAATCGCTTCCTCGGACGGATCGCACATCATCACGCTGCGCGACACCGGGCTTGTCAGCCAGGTCTTCGATGAAGAGAAGCTGCGCGGACTGACCGGCAACATGTCGGTCGGCCACGTGCGTTACTCAACGACCGGTTCATCCGGCTGGGAGAACACCCAGCCGATCTACCGCGCCGACCACCACATGATCGCGCTGGCCCACAACGGCAACCTGATCAACGCCGTCGAGCTGCACTCCGAACTGCGCGAAAAGGGCATCACCTTCCGCTCGACCAGCGACAGCGAAATCATCGCCGCGCTCGTGTCGAATTCCGAAGCTGAGACGATCGCCGACGCAGTCGCCGAGATCATGCCGCGCCTGCGCGGAGCGTTTTCGACCGTCATCTGCAACAAGGAGATGGTCGTCGCCTTCCGCGACCCGAACGGCCTGCGCCCGCTGGCACTGGGTCAGATCGGTGACCGCTACTGCTTTGCTTCTGAGAGCAGCGCCTTCGACATCATCGGCGCCAAGTTCCTTCGCGAGGTCGAGCCCGGCGAGATGATCGCCCTTACCGAGGGCGGCATGGAAGTCACGATGGTCGTCCCCGGCGAGCGCAAGGCATTCTGCGTCTTCGAGCACATCTACTTCGCCCGCCCCGACAGCCACCTCGAGGGCCAGCTCGTCCAGCAGTCGCGTGGCCGCATGGGCGAGATCCTCTGGCGCGAAGCGCCAGTCGAAGCCGACATGGTCGTCGCCGTTCCAGACTCCGGCAACCCGGCCGCCAAGGGTCTTTCCCGCGCGTCCGGCATTCCGATGGACGACGGCCTGATCAAGAACCGTTACGTTGGCCGAACCTTCATCCAGCCGGGGCAAGAGCTGCGCAAGCTCGGCCTGCGGATGAAGTTCACCCCGTTGCCTGAGATCGTCTCCGGGCAGCGCCTGATCATCGTCGACGACTCGATCGTCCGTGGCAACACGACTCGCCAGATCATCGGCATGCTCCGCGAGGCCGGCGCCAAGGAGATCCACGTCAGGATCAGCGCGCCCCCGATCCGCCACAGCTGCCACTACGGGATCGACATGTCCACGAACGAGAACATGATCGCCTACGGCAAGAACGTCGATGAGATCGCCAAGGAACTCGGCGCCGACTCACTCGCCTACATCTCACTCGAAGGCGTCTACGAGGCAATCCGCGGCGAACGCGGCGAGCACTGCGACGCCTGTTTCACCGGCGAGTATCCGCTGGCAGACACAGACCGCGCCACCGGCAAGTTCGCGCTCGAAGAGATCTCACCGCTTCCGCAGGTCACGAACGGGAATGGCAACGGCGCGCATGAGCCGGTCGCCGCGCTTGAGCCGATCGCGCCCGCCAGATCCTGA
- a CDS encoding Fic family protein, protein MQPNFTKHQIRDELWLPDAAALGGRGARKPRRYSAYVPDEIADASWTLDAGLTEMLSRAELQCRELNSSAAQVGLESAARQLLRSESVASSRIEGYKISNRRLSKAAVAGVRDVNAQTVLGNVNAVTHAYEWAQGGEPFTTDVLCGIHRILFENTESERWGGITRESQNWIGGDATSPANAEFVPPPESEVARLLDDLCAFCNRIDLPPVLQAAIAHAQFETIHPFMDGNGRAGRALIGMLLTRRGVSGAVVPPVSLILAGRASRYVKGLTNYRYADADDWFEFFAAAVADAATAARELASSIVGLQLSWLEQAGSPRAGSSARILIEHLPTFPVLTLATAIEITGASSEATRRALNALERAGVLSETTAGKRYRVWESVGLFALLDEFERERAEPGRAPSETIG, encoded by the coding sequence ATGCAACCCAACTTTACGAAACATCAGATCCGCGACGAACTCTGGCTCCCCGACGCGGCAGCACTTGGCGGACGTGGCGCTCGAAAGCCCCGGCGCTATTCAGCGTATGTACCGGATGAGATCGCGGACGCGAGCTGGACGTTGGATGCCGGATTGACCGAGATGCTCAGTCGCGCCGAACTTCAGTGTCGCGAGCTCAACTCAAGCGCCGCGCAAGTCGGCCTCGAGTCGGCAGCGCGTCAACTGCTGCGATCGGAATCGGTCGCGTCTTCGCGGATCGAGGGCTACAAGATCTCGAATCGGCGCCTCTCGAAGGCCGCGGTTGCTGGCGTCCGCGATGTGAATGCTCAGACGGTGCTCGGAAACGTGAACGCGGTAACGCATGCATACGAATGGGCACAGGGCGGTGAGCCTTTCACCACTGATGTGCTCTGTGGGATCCATCGAATCCTTTTTGAGAACACCGAGAGCGAACGCTGGGGCGGAATCACCCGGGAGTCCCAGAACTGGATTGGCGGCGATGCCACCTCTCCGGCAAACGCTGAGTTCGTTCCGCCACCTGAGTCCGAGGTCGCCCGTCTGCTTGACGACCTCTGCGCGTTCTGCAATCGCATTGACCTGCCCCCGGTCCTGCAGGCCGCGATCGCGCACGCGCAGTTCGAGACGATTCACCCGTTCATGGACGGAAACGGTCGCGCCGGGCGAGCCCTGATCGGAATGCTCCTGACCAGGCGCGGCGTGAGTGGAGCCGTCGTTCCACCGGTGAGCCTTATCCTCGCCGGTCGCGCCTCGCGGTATGTCAAGGGATTGACCAACTACCGCTACGCCGACGCCGACGACTGGTTTGAGTTCTTCGCAGCGGCCGTTGCCGACGCGGCGACTGCCGCGCGGGAGCTCGCCTCGTCGATCGTCGGTCTTCAGTTGAGCTGGCTGGAACAAGCGGGTTCGCCGCGCGCCGGCTCCTCCGCACGCATCCTCATCGAACACCTCCCGACCTTTCCCGTGCTCACGCTGGCAACTGCAATCGAGATCACCGGCGCGAGCTCGGAAGCAACCCGGCGTGCGCTCAACGCGCTCGAACGAGCAGGTGTCTTATCTGAAACCACCGCCGGCAAGCGCTATCGCGTCTGGGAATCGGTCGGACTGTTTGCGCTCCTGGACGAGTTCGAACGTGAGCGTGCCGAACCCGGTCGGGCGCCGTCCGAAACAATTGGCTGA
- the purN gene encoding phosphoribosylglycinamide formyltransferase, translating to MNDLPSESLRVSVLASGEGSNLQALLDVVHKKHGVEIVCVAGDKPGAKALERALDAGIPMAIFATADFEDRKARDLAMAAHLRDVGTDLVVLAGYMAILSEEFIGAFFGRIINVHPSLLPKYPGLRAIEQALEAGENQTGVTVHYVDEGVDTGDVIAQEMVGIAPGATAEMLAEQIHAVEHRLLPEVVAQIAAARLRPADSA from the coding sequence ATGAACGACTTGCCTTCAGAATCGCTTCGCGTCTCGGTTCTTGCCTCGGGCGAGGGCTCGAACCTGCAGGCGCTGCTGGATGTGGTGCACAAGAAGCACGGCGTCGAGATCGTCTGCGTGGCCGGCGACAAGCCCGGGGCGAAGGCGCTCGAGCGTGCGCTTGACGCCGGAATCCCGATGGCAATCTTCGCGACCGCCGACTTCGAAGACCGCAAGGCACGCGACCTTGCGATGGCCGCGCACCTGCGCGACGTCGGAACTGACCTGGTCGTGCTCGCGGGCTACATGGCGATCCTCTCCGAGGAGTTCATCGGCGCATTCTTCGGACGCATCATCAACGTCCACCCCTCCCTGCTGCCCAAGTATCCGGGCCTGCGCGCCATCGAGCAGGCACTCGAGGCTGGCGAGAACCAGACCGGCGTGACGGTGCACTACGTGGACGAGGGCGTGGACACCGGCGATGTCATTGCGCAGGAGATGGTCGGCATCGCCCCTGGCGCGACCGCCGAGATGCTCGCCGAGCAGATCCATGCCGTCGAGCATCGATTGCTCCCCGAGGTAGTCGCTCAGATTGCCGCAGCGCGGCTGCGCCCGGCGGATTCCGCCTAG
- the purH gene encoding bifunctional phosphoribosylaminoimidazolecarboxamide formyltransferase/IMP cyclohydrolase — MPEETQNPTNVELTQPGAVRIRTALISVSDKRGIVDFAKGLEELGIRIISTGGTKKELEENGVKVTGISDYTGSPEILGGRVKTLHPTVHAGLLGKLDDEDHIAQLNENGLGSIDLVVVNLYPFQRFANRRGVSDAEVLENIDIGGPTMVRASAKNYKFTGIVVSPESYDAVLDELSEEDCLISLETRESLAVDAFNYTAQYEAAISTWFNERSGNVPDQFVRAYEKQIDLPYGENPHQRAAYYAEVGNRTDLLSMVSQEQGKELSYNNLLDLDAGRRLIEEFELPTCVILKHNNPCGIAISATLEDAYLKALHTDPLSAFGGIYIYNREVDGSLAAKMIENFVELVFAPSYTPEALELFSTKENLRVLVNNERRFWPVSDPDLRGVRGGLLLQDRDVDIDPREAMQVVTQNHPSEKQWGDLLFTWRVCKHVKSNAIVIGNDLTTLGIGAGQMSRVDSVKLAVKKSRVELTGAVLAGDAFFPFADGPEYAIKAGVTAIIQPGGSKRDSEVVKAADDAGIAMVFTGRRHFRH, encoded by the coding sequence ATGCCTGAGGAGACCCAGAACCCCACGAACGTTGAACTGACCCAGCCCGGCGCCGTGCGTATTCGCACCGCCCTGATCAGCGTTTCTGACAAGCGCGGGATCGTTGACTTCGCGAAGGGCCTCGAAGAGCTCGGCATCCGGATCATCTCGACCGGCGGCACCAAGAAGGAGCTCGAGGAGAACGGGGTCAAAGTCACCGGCATCTCCGACTACACCGGCTCACCGGAAATCCTCGGCGGGCGCGTGAAGACGCTGCACCCGACGGTCCACGCCGGCCTGCTCGGCAAGCTCGACGACGAAGACCACATCGCGCAGCTGAACGAGAATGGCCTTGGCTCGATCGATCTGGTTGTCGTGAATCTCTATCCCTTCCAGCGCTTCGCCAACCGCCGCGGAGTGTCCGACGCCGAAGTGCTCGAGAACATCGACATCGGCGGCCCGACGATGGTGCGCGCCAGCGCGAAGAACTACAAGTTCACCGGCATAGTCGTCAGCCCCGAGAGCTACGACGCCGTGCTTGACGAGCTCAGCGAAGAGGACTGCTTGATCAGCCTCGAGACGCGCGAGTCGCTCGCCGTTGACGCCTTCAACTACACGGCGCAGTATGAGGCCGCGATCAGCACCTGGTTCAACGAGCGCTCGGGCAACGTGCCCGACCAGTTCGTGCGCGCCTACGAGAAGCAGATCGATCTGCCCTACGGCGAGAATCCGCACCAGCGCGCGGCCTATTACGCCGAGGTCGGCAACCGCACCGATCTGCTGTCCATGGTCAGCCAGGAGCAGGGCAAGGAACTCTCCTACAACAACCTCCTGGACCTCGACGCCGGCCGCCGCCTGATCGAGGAGTTCGAACTTCCGACCTGCGTGATCCTCAAGCACAACAACCCGTGCGGGATCGCGATCAGCGCGACTCTCGAAGACGCGTACCTCAAGGCGCTCCACACCGACCCGCTCTCGGCTTTCGGTGGGATCTACATCTACAACCGCGAAGTGGACGGCTCGCTCGCGGCAAAGATGATCGAGAACTTCGTCGAGCTCGTGTTTGCCCCGAGCTACACGCCCGAAGCACTGGAGCTGTTCTCCACCAAAGAGAACCTTCGCGTGCTGGTCAACAACGAGCGCCGCTTCTGGCCCGTTTCAGACCCAGACCTGCGCGGCGTTCGCGGCGGGCTGCTGCTGCAGGATCGCGACGTGGACATCGACCCGCGCGAGGCGATGCAGGTCGTCACCCAGAACCACCCGTCCGAAAAGCAGTGGGGCGATTTGCTGTTCACCTGGCGCGTCTGCAAACACGTCAAGAGCAACGCGATCGTGATCGGCAACGACCTCACCACATTGGGAATCGGCGCTGGTCAGATGAGCCGAGTGGATTCGGTGAAGCTCGCCGTCAAGAAGTCGCGCGTTGAGTTGACTGGCGCCGTGCTCGCGGGCGACGCATTCTTCCCGTTCGCTGATGGTCCCGAGTACGCGATCAAGGCCGGAGTCACGGCGATCATCCAGCCGGGCGGATCAAAGCGTGACTCTGAAGTGGTCAAGGCCGCAGACGATGCGGGCATCGCAATGGTCTTCACCGGCCGTCGCCACTTCCGTCACTAG
- a CDS encoding sigma-70 family RNA polymerase sigma factor: MAEQVKFFSSGPGAWMSTALDQQADHAIGDEYAKYRADVTRISYNELASAGIDFAARDVDTFYNRAWHGVFSHLWGKGAVGNLERLLTDSTYRQAVDEHRVLHPETRMDVEVLEAVGIADPIEATPEQQQKQREFSARMRKRLNQRELQAVTLCHVYGFKPFEAAEIIGVGAFRLAELMDEIQEEFEPLLEEYEEGEACEGLLPLVNQYALGILDPRSDEYRTASAHIAGCPGCIRHAIKTRGLTAVTNPTGTMLRALTGSLSLGVVGTTDAARRAPSPLRAKKKRAADARVAEKRKRTGLIAGAIAAVIVAGFLLIGQLGSEEDTSVNTAQTSNKEADAKAAKERREARAARERRAERRAERRREARARSRARARARSRAAAARRAARANAVAATPQVQQQAVPQAAPQPQPQAAPKPAPTPKPSTDPSQEFDVP, translated from the coding sequence ATGGCCGAGCAAGTCAAGTTCTTCAGTTCGGGTCCTGGTGCTTGGATGAGCACGGCGCTCGACCAGCAGGCCGACCACGCGATCGGCGACGAGTACGCCAAGTACCGGGCCGACGTCACGCGCATTTCGTACAACGAACTGGCGAGCGCGGGTATCGACTTCGCGGCTCGCGACGTGGACACTTTTTACAACCGTGCCTGGCACGGCGTCTTCTCACACCTGTGGGGAAAGGGAGCGGTCGGAAACCTCGAACGGCTGCTGACCGACTCCACATACCGACAGGCGGTGGACGAGCACCGTGTGCTTCATCCCGAGACGCGAATGGACGTCGAGGTTCTCGAAGCGGTAGGAATTGCCGACCCGATCGAAGCCACTCCGGAGCAGCAACAAAAGCAGCGTGAGTTCTCGGCGCGCATGCGCAAGCGTCTGAACCAACGTGAACTCCAGGCGGTGACGCTGTGCCACGTTTACGGGTTCAAGCCATTCGAAGCGGCCGAAATCATTGGCGTCGGAGCCTTCCGGCTCGCCGAGTTGATGGATGAGATTCAAGAGGAGTTCGAGCCGCTGCTCGAGGAGTACGAGGAAGGCGAGGCGTGCGAAGGGCTATTGCCGCTTGTGAATCAGTACGCGCTCGGGATCCTCGATCCGCGTTCGGATGAGTACCGCACGGCGTCAGCGCACATTGCTGGCTGCCCGGGTTGCATCCGCCACGCGATCAAAACGCGTGGTCTCACCGCAGTCACCAATCCGACCGGAACGATGCTTCGCGCGCTGACCGGCAGCCTCAGTCTCGGAGTGGTCGGCACGACCGATGCCGCTCGCCGCGCACCGAGTCCGCTTCGCGCCAAGAAGAAGCGTGCGGCCGACGCAAGGGTTGCCGAGAAGCGCAAGCGCACGGGATTGATTGCCGGAGCGATCGCTGCCGTGATCGTCGCCGGCTTCCTTTTGATCGGTCAGCTCGGTAGCGAAGAAGACACGAGCGTCAACACCGCTCAGACCAGCAACAAGGAAGCCGATGCCAAAGCCGCGAAGGAACGCCGTGAAGCGCGTGCCGCGCGGGAGCGTCGGGCTGAACGTCGCGCCGAGCGACGCCGCGAAGCGCGCGCCAGGTCTCGCGCCCGTGCCCGTGCGCGCTCAAGGGCAGCCGCGGCAAGGCGAGCGGCGCGTGCGAATGCCGTGGCTGCAACTCCGCAGGTCCAACAACAGGCCGTCCCGCAGGCAGCACCTCAGCCTCAGCCGCAGGCAGCACCCAAGCCTGCTCCGACGCCGAAACCAAGCACCGACCCCTCCCAGGAGTTCGACGTTCCGTAG
- a CDS encoding sigma-70 family RNA polymerase sigma factor: MSSPPVTVNADEVIGAEYDAFKDEVTRTAAGKLGASKIRFAELDMDGFYNQAWFGLYTKLQDGQQIENRKGLLIQMTYRRAIDEYRTLHPDRQADPVVLETLGVDNPIEETIDQQQEFKHFVEGMRSELNQRELQAATLCYVYGMSRPEAAEQVGVRPKRMEKIMDEVSRKMRPVLASIKEGNWCEDRAVLINQFALGALDPEGSDYREAIDHLEDCPGCRRHVMGTRGLTAVTIPSALMLFALTGAAVGAGAAGAAAAGSSTAGGSSAGAAAAAGTGAGIGGAAQIAAVVAAIAAVAAGGVVAANQLSGADDAAAPRPASQNANTAATAEADAAKAEAAKEAAAERAATRRSAARRKAAAEAEAKAEAQQPAPQQTQPQAAQPVDPQPAQPQATPSNPSEDGGAEFDLQ, from the coding sequence ATGAGTAGCCCCCCGGTCACCGTCAACGCCGACGAAGTGATCGGCGCCGAATACGACGCGTTCAAGGACGAGGTCACGCGCACGGCAGCCGGAAAGCTCGGTGCCTCGAAAATCCGCTTCGCGGAACTCGACATGGATGGCTTCTACAACCAGGCTTGGTTCGGGCTGTACACGAAGCTTCAGGACGGCCAGCAGATCGAGAATCGCAAGGGTCTGCTGATCCAGATGACCTATCGCCGTGCGATCGACGAGTACCGCACGCTGCACCCCGATCGTCAGGCCGATCCCGTCGTGCTTGAAACGCTCGGTGTCGACAACCCGATCGAGGAGACGATCGACCAGCAGCAGGAGTTCAAGCACTTCGTCGAGGGCATGCGCTCAGAGCTCAACCAACGCGAGCTCCAGGCGGCCACGCTTTGTTACGTCTACGGCATGTCGCGACCCGAGGCCGCCGAGCAGGTTGGCGTGCGGCCCAAGCGCATGGAAAAAATCATGGACGAGGTGTCGCGCAAGATGCGTCCGGTGCTCGCCTCGATCAAGGAAGGCAACTGGTGCGAGGATCGCGCCGTGCTGATCAACCAGTTTGCGCTCGGCGCGCTCGACCCCGAAGGCTCCGACTACCGCGAGGCGATCGACCATCTTGAAGACTGCCCGGGCTGCCGCCGCCACGTGATGGGCACGCGCGGACTCACCGCGGTAACGATCCCGAGCGCGTTGATGTTGTTTGCGCTTACGGGCGCTGCCGTTGGAGCGGGCGCGGCGGGCGCTGCTGCTGCCGGGTCCAGCACGGCAGGAGGATCTTCAGCTGGAGCCGCAGCCGCAGCTGGCACTGGCGCCGGTATCGGAGGAGCTGCGCAGATCGCTGCCGTGGTTGCGGCGATCGCTGCCGTCGCCGCCGGCGGAGTTGTCGCGGCGAACCAACTTTCCGGAGCCGATGACGCTGCGGCACCGAGGCCAGCAAGCCAGAACGCGAATACGGCAGCCACCGCAGAGGCCGACGCCGCGAAGGCCGAGGCGGCAAAGGAAGCGGCTGCTGAACGCGCAGCAACGCGCAGGTCTGCCGCAAGAAGGAAGGCCGCCGCCGAGGCAGAGGCCAAGGCCGAGGCGCAGCAGCCAGCCCCGCAACAGACTCAACCCCAGGCCGCGCAGCCCGTGGATCCGCAGCCCGCCCAGCCCCAGGCCACGCCGAGCAACCCGTCTGAAGACGGCGGCGCTGAGTTCGATTTGCAGTAA